A part of Melittangium boletus DSM 14713 genomic DNA contains:
- a CDS encoding Wall-associated protein precursor — MLSILLLLLTQVPCAPNDLSLVCHCKQGMVSSCAVLRETDPKLADAVDKALTLARVAEEVGKAGEAIEAEAQASSDEPEPPDCKGQNHHVISRPIAKELDQHITLRGLYTARDPRFVTRAVDEPSHCGYQSWHREVDKEVISWLRRYRQATPKQFEAFLREIYSRPSMRVRFPRGF; from the coding sequence GTGCTCTCGATTCTGTTGCTGTTGTTGACTCAGGTGCCGTGCGCGCCAAACGACCTCTCCCTTGTGTGTCACTGCAAGCAGGGGATGGTCAGCTCCTGCGCGGTATTGCGAGAGACGGATCCGAAGTTGGCGGATGCGGTGGACAAGGCCCTGACGTTGGCCAGGGTCGCGGAGGAGGTGGGCAAGGCCGGGGAAGCAATCGAAGCCGAAGCCCAGGCCTCTTCCGATGAGCCTGAACCTCCCGATTGCAAGGGACAGAATCATCACGTCATCTCCAGGCCCATCGCCAAGGAGTTGGATCAACACATCACCCTGCGAGGGCTCTACACCGCTCGTGATCCACGTTTCGTTACACGCGCGGTGGATGAGCCCTCCCATTGTGGTTACCAATCGTGGCACCGGGAGGTGGACAAGGAAGTCATCTCCTGGCTCCGGCGTTATCGTCAGGCGACACCGAAGCAGTTCGAGGCGTTCCTGCGAGAGATCTACAGTCGGCCCTCGATGCGAGTGAGATTTCCCCGTGGATTCTGA
- a CDS encoding pirin family protein — protein sequence MTMTRRRFFFDSLLATAAVAAGCRPGGDSRAPAYIPTSDRLVLETLRGIPATDGAGVRLTRVIGQSALRHLDPFLMLDHFHSDDPGAYIAGFPDHPHRGFETVTVMLDGHMRHRDSQGNSGLILGAGSQWMTAGRGIIHSEMPEQERGLMSGFQLWVNLPAREKMCAPYYQDLQPERLSEAKLSAAGSHVRIIAGGLNGLVGPVRERPTEPVLFTLRLEDDQPVEWELPGEHTAFAFVHEGEVEFGPEAKTKTVRAGNLALLGSGKRLRVRATNQRSAVLVAAGKPLREPIVQRGPFVMNTEAEIRQAIQDYQNGVLDKA from the coding sequence ATGACGATGACGCGTCGGCGGTTCTTCTTCGACTCCCTGCTGGCCACGGCGGCCGTGGCGGCGGGGTGCCGTCCCGGGGGCGATTCACGCGCTCCCGCGTACATCCCCACGTCCGACCGGTTGGTGCTCGAGACCCTGCGCGGCATCCCCGCGACGGACGGCGCGGGCGTGCGGCTGACCCGCGTCATCGGCCAGTCCGCGCTGCGCCACCTGGACCCCTTCCTGATGTTGGACCACTTCCACTCGGATGATCCGGGCGCGTACATCGCGGGCTTTCCCGACCATCCGCACCGGGGCTTCGAGACGGTGACGGTGATGCTGGATGGGCACATGCGGCACCGTGACAGCCAGGGCAACTCGGGGCTCATCCTGGGCGCGGGGTCGCAGTGGATGACGGCGGGGCGGGGCATCATCCACTCGGAGATGCCCGAGCAGGAGCGGGGGCTGATGTCCGGCTTCCAGCTCTGGGTCAACCTGCCCGCGAGGGAGAAGATGTGCGCGCCGTACTACCAGGACCTGCAGCCGGAGCGCCTGAGCGAGGCGAAGCTGTCGGCGGCGGGCAGCCACGTGCGCATCATCGCGGGAGGATTGAACGGACTGGTGGGTCCCGTGCGAGAGCGCCCGACCGAGCCCGTGCTCTTCACCCTGCGGTTGGAGGATGACCAGCCGGTCGAATGGGAGTTGCCCGGGGAGCACACGGCGTTCGCGTTCGTGCACGAAGGCGAGGTCGAGTTCGGTCCCGAGGCGAAGACGAAGACGGTGCGAGCGGGGAACCTCGCGTTGTTGGGCTCGGGGAAGAGGCTGCGCGTTCGCGCGACGAACCAGCGGAGCGCGGTGCTCGTCGCGGCGGGCAAGCCCCTGCGCGAGCCCATCGTCCAGCGTGGCCCCTTCGTGATGAACACCGAGGCGGAGATCCGTCAGGCCATCCAGGACTACCAGAACGGCGTGCTGGACAAGGCGTGA
- a CDS encoding MaoC family dehydratase yields the protein MATPAEALSQARLYLDDFQVGQRFKSGTHAMDAEQIQAFARQFDPQPFHLDDAAARGTLFEGLAASGWHTAAITMRLQVEGGCPIAGGIVGAGGEISWPRPTRPGDILHVESEVLAVTPSRSRPDRGMVTLRSETRNQHGEVVQLLTAKLVAHRRAP from the coding sequence ATGGCGACTCCGGCGGAAGCCCTGAGCCAGGCACGGCTCTATCTCGACGATTTCCAGGTGGGTCAGCGGTTCAAGAGCGGCACCCACGCGATGGACGCGGAGCAGATCCAGGCGTTCGCCCGACAGTTCGATCCCCAGCCCTTCCACCTGGACGACGCAGCCGCCCGGGGCACCCTGTTCGAAGGACTGGCCGCGAGCGGTTGGCACACGGCGGCCATCACCATGCGGCTCCAGGTGGAGGGCGGCTGTCCCATCGCGGGAGGAATCGTCGGCGCGGGCGGAGAGATCAGCTGGCCCCGGCCCACGCGTCCCGGAGACATCCTCCACGTCGAGAGCGAGGTGCTGGCGGTGACGCCGTCCCGCTCACGCCCTGACCGAGGCATGGTCACGCTGCGCAGCGAGACGCGCAATCAACATGGGGAGGTCGTGCAGCTCCTCACGGCGAAGCTCGTGGCGCACCGGCGCGCGCCATAG
- a CDS encoding HEAT repeat domain-containing protein, producing MRCSPLIPFFLMFVVVSPAVSQVDARIASLSRQLGQGQDPQARSKAASGLGASDDPEALPPLCEGLKDPSEQVRAAAAQALGKLEELAGLDCLKARKGETDAATKTAIQTSLKVLQSLKEQHPKLYVSLVELKDKSGQVKPEVLRVTEARMRRKLTKMGAWLAPAKENKAAALGVLRKFGVRGYRLQGEIHETESGGLRVTIVCISYPDQALLGDVELQASGAKPEDLLKALAPRIIEEAADTFEWDT from the coding sequence ATGCGGTGTTCGCCTCTCATCCCCTTCTTCTTGATGTTCGTGGTGGTTTCCCCCGCGGTGTCCCAGGTGGACGCTCGAATCGCGAGCCTGAGCCGGCAGCTTGGACAAGGGCAGGATCCTCAGGCGCGCTCGAAGGCCGCGTCGGGATTGGGGGCCTCGGATGATCCCGAGGCCTTGCCGCCCCTGTGCGAGGGCCTGAAGGATCCGAGCGAGCAGGTCCGCGCCGCGGCGGCCCAGGCGCTGGGGAAGCTCGAGGAACTGGCGGGATTGGACTGCCTCAAGGCGCGCAAGGGCGAGACGGACGCGGCGACGAAGACGGCCATCCAGACGTCGCTCAAGGTATTGCAGTCCTTGAAGGAACAGCACCCCAAGCTCTACGTGTCGCTGGTGGAGTTGAAGGACAAGTCGGGCCAGGTGAAGCCCGAGGTGCTGCGCGTCACCGAGGCGCGCATGCGGCGCAAGCTCACGAAGATGGGCGCGTGGCTGGCGCCCGCGAAGGAGAACAAGGCGGCGGCGCTGGGCGTGTTGCGCAAGTTCGGCGTGCGCGGCTACCGGTTGCAGGGGGAGATCCACGAGACCGAGTCCGGAGGCCTGCGCGTGACGATCGTATGCATCAGCTATCCGGACCAGGCGCTGCTCGGAGACGTGGAGCTCCAGGCGTCGGGCGCGAAGCCGGAGGATCTGCTCAAGGCACTCGCGCCCCGGATCATCGAGGAGGCCGCGGACACGTTCGAGTGGGACACGTGA
- a CDS encoding HEAT repeat domain-containing protein, with protein MRSSSHLVAALLLAFPTTVLAQTDAQTASLARTLKQGVAPAHRVQAARVLGDSEDPEALGPLCAGLADEAPEVRAAAAKALEVLGEPGALECLEARTDEQEPSVQRALASAVSATKALRARPARVYVMLGEVKDSTGTLSPELVKLTEARLRRKLFQRGAELAPAKQSEAEAKALLAKRKLPGYRLLPEIRPGSAGGLKLSVVCMRYPGKQLLGTVEVQGADAEPGDLLAALVPQAIEETAASYKWK; from the coding sequence ATGCGCTCCTCCTCCCACCTTGTCGCCGCCCTGCTGCTTGCCTTCCCAACCACCGTCCTGGCCCAGACGGACGCCCAGACGGCCTCCCTGGCCCGGACGCTGAAACAGGGTGTGGCCCCCGCGCACCGGGTCCAGGCGGCGCGTGTCCTGGGCGATTCGGAGGACCCGGAGGCCTTGGGGCCACTGTGCGCCGGACTCGCGGACGAGGCCCCCGAGGTGCGCGCCGCGGCGGCCAAGGCCCTGGAGGTATTGGGAGAGCCGGGCGCCCTGGAGTGCCTGGAAGCACGCACGGACGAACAGGAGCCCTCGGTCCAGCGGGCCCTGGCGTCGGCGGTGAGCGCCACGAAGGCGCTCCGGGCGCGGCCGGCCCGCGTGTACGTGATGCTGGGCGAGGTGAAGGACTCCACGGGGACGCTGTCGCCGGAGCTGGTGAAGCTCACCGAGGCCCGTTTGCGGCGCAAGTTGTTCCAGCGGGGCGCCGAGCTGGCGCCCGCGAAGCAGAGCGAGGCGGAGGCGAAGGCGCTCCTGGCGAAGCGCAAGCTGCCGGGCTACCGGTTGTTGCCAGAAATCCGTCCGGGGAGCGCGGGAGGGCTCAAGCTCTCGGTGGTGTGTATGCGCTATCCTGGCAAGCAGCTTCTGGGGACGGTGGAAGTCCAGGGCGCCGATGCCGAGCCGGGAGACCTGCTCGCGGCGCTCGTGCCCCAGGCCATCGAGGAGACCGCGGCCTCGTACAAGTGGAAGTAG